The following are encoded in a window of Bacillota bacterium genomic DNA:
- a CDS encoding helix-turn-helix domain-containing protein, whose product MDDRIRNENGEPLVLTVAEVARLLRVGQTTLRQALKRGDIPHVRLGRRILIRRDALLTWMEEREHSHVITTG is encoded by the coding sequence ATGGACGACCGCATCCGCAATGAGAACGGGGAGCCCCTGGTGCTCACCGTCGCCGAGGTGGCCCGGCTCCTGAGGGTCGGCCAGACCACCCTGCGCCAGGCGCTCAAGCGGGGCGACATCCCGCATGTCCGCCTGGGGCGGCGCATCCTGATCCGCCGCGACGCGCTCCTCACGTGGATGGAGGAGCGGGAGCACAGCCACGTGATCACGACCGGCTGA